A region from the Sandaracinus amylolyticus genome encodes:
- a CDS encoding MBL fold metallo-hydrolase, translated as MFRPFLRFDTGCASYVLGCGGLGRCAVVDPRADDLEAYVAFAESKGMRITHVIDTHVHADHASGGPELARRTGARYCLHERADVAHAFEPLRDGDDIELGNTRIHVMHTPGHTPESVSLLVVDLRRGPEPWFVLTGDTLFSGAVGRPDLPGDARESARELHASLERLLALPDDLEVWPAHFAGSACGAGLSGKPCSTIGFERRWSPLLALDRDAFVASVTDVPEKPAEMAAHLRANRGAG; from the coding sequence ATCTTTCGTCCGTTCCTCCGGTTCGACACCGGCTGTGCGTCGTACGTGCTCGGTTGCGGCGGGCTCGGTCGCTGCGCCGTCGTCGACCCGCGCGCCGACGACCTCGAGGCCTACGTCGCGTTCGCCGAGAGCAAAGGGATGCGCATCACGCACGTGATCGACACGCACGTGCACGCCGATCACGCCTCGGGTGGACCGGAGCTCGCGCGCCGCACCGGCGCCCGCTACTGCCTGCACGAGCGCGCCGACGTCGCGCACGCGTTCGAGCCGCTGCGTGATGGCGACGACATCGAGCTCGGGAACACGCGGATCCACGTGATGCACACGCCCGGACACACGCCCGAGAGCGTGTCGCTCCTCGTCGTCGACCTGCGGCGCGGACCCGAGCCGTGGTTCGTGCTCACGGGGGATACGCTCTTCTCGGGCGCGGTCGGGCGCCCCGACCTGCCCGGCGATGCACGGGAGAGCGCGCGCGAGCTCCACGCGAGCCTGGAGAGGCTGCTCGCGCTGCCCGACGACCTGGAAGTCTGGCCGGCGCACTTCGCGGGCTCGGCGTGCGGCGCGGGGCTCAGCGGCAAGCCCTGCTCGACGATCGGCTTCGAGAGGCGGTGGAGCCCGCTCCTCGCTCTCGATCGCGACGCGTTCGTCGCATCCGTCACGGACGTTCCGGAAAAGCCGGCGGAGATGGCGGCGCACCTCCGCGCGAATCGGGGCGCCGGATGA
- a CDS encoding ArsR/SmtB family transcription factor, with product MPDRAHKDAFFGAFARVGKAVAHPVRLELLDLLAQTPRTVEELAHLSAQSVANTSQHLQVLFRAGLVLREKRGQFVTYALASDEVATLFASLRDVARAHVAEVETAARRFLGDDVDEAIGADELAQRMRAGDVLVVDVRPSEEYVAGHLPGAISIPLADLEHRLASLPKRKEIVAYCRGPYCVLAVDAVRALRASGRRARRLEDGVRDWAARGLPVSREESAS from the coding sequence ATGCCTGACCGCGCGCACAAAGACGCCTTCTTCGGGGCCTTCGCCCGCGTCGGAAAGGCCGTGGCGCACCCGGTGCGCCTCGAGCTCCTCGACCTCCTCGCGCAGACGCCGCGCACGGTCGAAGAGCTCGCGCACCTGAGCGCACAGAGCGTCGCGAACACGTCGCAGCACCTGCAGGTGCTCTTCCGCGCCGGCCTCGTGTTGCGCGAGAAGCGCGGCCAGTTCGTGACGTACGCGCTCGCGTCGGACGAGGTCGCGACGCTCTTCGCGAGCCTCCGCGACGTCGCGCGCGCGCACGTCGCGGAGGTCGAGACGGCCGCGCGGCGATTCCTGGGCGACGACGTCGACGAAGCGATCGGCGCCGACGAGCTCGCGCAGCGGATGCGCGCCGGTGACGTGCTGGTCGTCGACGTCCGACCGAGCGAGGAGTACGTGGCGGGGCACCTGCCGGGCGCGATCTCGATCCCGCTCGCCGATCTCGAGCACCGACTCGCGTCGCTACCGAAGCGCAAAGAGATCGTCGCGTACTGCCGCGGCCCGTACTGCGTGCTCGCCGTGGACGCGGTGCGCGCGCTCCGCGCGAGCGGTCGGCGCGCGCGACGTCTCGAGGACGGTGTGCGCGACTGGGCCGCACGCGGTCTGCCTGTCTCGCGAGAGGAGAGTGCCTCGTGA
- a CDS encoding SRPBCC family protein: MTEHDPNSVRKVLTVHAPREIAWRVFTREMGTWWPLAQYKIGRAKAVDAIIEPFVGGRWFERGEDGSTCDWGRVLAWEPPGRLVLSWDISADWQPDPSLKTEIEIRFVAESGERTRVDLEHRHLDRYGARRDEMREIFDKGGDWGRLLARFAEVAAGTRP; this comes from the coding sequence ATGACCGAGCACGATCCGAACAGCGTCCGCAAAGTGCTGACCGTCCACGCGCCCCGAGAGATCGCGTGGCGCGTGTTCACCCGCGAGATGGGCACGTGGTGGCCCCTCGCGCAGTACAAGATCGGCAGAGCGAAGGCGGTGGACGCGATCATCGAGCCCTTCGTCGGCGGCCGATGGTTCGAGCGCGGCGAGGACGGGAGCACGTGCGACTGGGGTCGCGTGCTCGCGTGGGAGCCGCCCGGGCGACTCGTGCTCTCGTGGGACATCAGCGCCGACTGGCAGCCCGACCCGAGCCTGAAGACCGAGATCGAGATTCGCTTCGTCGCGGAGAGCGGTGAGCGCACGCGCGTCGATCTCGAGCACCGGCACCTCGATCGATATGGCGCGCGCCGCGACGAGATGCGCGAGATCTTCGACAAGGGAGGCGACTGGGGCCGCCTGCTCGCGAGGTTCGCGGAGGTCGCGGCGGGCACTCGGCCTTAG
- a CDS encoding ArsR/SmtB family transcription factor gives MNAHAERVFDALGDPTRRAVFTRLRRGPRSVGEIAQGMDVSRSAVSQHLKVLKAARLVTDRAEGTRRLYAVDERGIEQLRDWLDGFWDETLAAFKKAVEREAAKETKR, from the coding sequence GTGAACGCGCACGCGGAACGGGTGTTCGACGCGCTCGGCGATCCCACGCGCCGCGCGGTCTTCACGCGTCTTCGGCGCGGACCGCGCTCGGTCGGCGAGATCGCCCAGGGGATGGACGTGAGCCGGTCCGCGGTCTCTCAGCACTTGAAGGTGCTGAAGGCGGCGCGGCTGGTCACCGATCGCGCGGAAGGGACGCGACGGCTCTACGCCGTCGACGAGCGCGGAATCGAGCAGCTGCGCGACTGGCTCGACGGCTTCTGGGACGAGACGCTCGCGGCCTTCAAGAAGGCCGTCGAGCGCGAGGCAGCGAAGGAGACGAAGCGATGA
- a CDS encoding glutathione S-transferase family protein: MTNAPIKLFVFPRMFAVPNLSPFCCKLETWLRIAGIPYEVVETRDPRSAPKGKLPFIEDDGVRIADSTLVIEHLVRTRGRDPDATLDAAQRATALLVQRTLEEHYAFILAYTHLFHEDGARHTRARFQAVPAIVRPFVESAVRRGLTNMLWQQGILRHSHDDIVESAIRDWRAVLAFMSEGPFFFGEAATSVDAVVFGTLASSVLTPIESPIRAFLVSQPKCVAYAERMRAKYFPELAADASSTPRESGERSSFRAEARAERP; encoded by the coding sequence GTGACGAACGCGCCCATCAAGCTCTTCGTGTTCCCGCGCATGTTCGCGGTCCCGAACCTCAGCCCGTTCTGCTGCAAGCTCGAGACGTGGCTGCGCATCGCGGGGATCCCTTACGAGGTGGTCGAGACACGGGATCCTCGCTCGGCCCCGAAAGGAAAGCTCCCGTTCATCGAGGACGACGGCGTGCGCATCGCCGACTCCACGCTCGTCATCGAGCATCTCGTGCGCACGCGCGGGCGCGACCCCGACGCAACGCTCGACGCGGCGCAGCGCGCCACGGCGCTGCTCGTGCAGCGCACGCTCGAAGAGCACTACGCGTTCATCCTCGCGTACACGCACCTCTTCCACGAGGACGGCGCGCGCCATACGCGCGCGCGGTTCCAGGCGGTGCCGGCGATCGTCCGCCCGTTCGTCGAGAGCGCGGTGCGGCGCGGCCTCACGAACATGCTGTGGCAGCAGGGAATCCTGCGTCACTCGCACGACGACATCGTCGAGTCGGCGATCCGAGACTGGCGCGCGGTGCTCGCGTTCATGTCGGAAGGACCGTTCTTCTTCGGCGAGGCGGCGACGAGCGTCGACGCGGTCGTCTTCGGAACGCTCGCCTCGTCCGTTCTCACACCGATCGAGTCCCCGATCCGCGCGTTCCTCGTCTCGCAGCCGAAGTGCGTAGCGTACGCGGAGCGGATGCGCGCGAAGTACTTCCCCGAGCTCGCTGCCGACGCGTCGTCGACCCCGCGCGAGTCCGGCGAGCGCTCCTCGTTCCGCGCAGAAGCTCGGGCGGAGCGTCCGTGA
- a CDS encoding serine/threonine protein kinase, whose protein sequence is MADLAMLPMSSVVDAVGPYRVLARLAAGGMSEILLARRAGVAGLERLVAVKRMLPETISEPQLRGALIDEARVLVGLRHPNVVAVQELGCEDEQLYLVMEYLRGDNLLALTRAAREHGIELDVALVVHIVAEICAGLHAAHELADDDGRSLDVVHRDVSPQNVFVTFEGEVKLIDFGIVRFADQIARTKSGVVKGKFAYMAPEQFSGEPLDRRIDVFATGVVLHELLTGRRLFARSNDRDMLMAILSDPVPRPSEAAPSRGIPRALDEICMRALARDRNDRFATAGEMRAALRALLPALDPRLDARETLSQLTRRVLASRLAEVDALLRRARRPTTDQFDRAAALGAVARTEPTAPLEIDVVVELDVEPVAQPRAQRPRAPMLRDPIAASVLPVVAATALLVLAALGISAMRPAHPRPQLPEFGAPGVTTTPAASPSDPPAVRSHAPETIRVSVHSEPAGAVVTVAGEARGVTPLALELPRGSASIDLALALDGHVTTRQTLLPDESQRLVVHLAPTCTGSR, encoded by the coding sequence GTGGCCGACCTCGCGATGCTTCCGATGTCGAGTGTCGTCGACGCGGTCGGCCCGTACCGCGTGCTCGCGCGGCTCGCTGCGGGCGGGATGTCGGAGATTCTCCTCGCGCGTCGCGCGGGCGTCGCCGGCCTCGAGCGCCTGGTGGCGGTCAAGCGCATGTTGCCGGAGACGATCTCCGAGCCACAGCTGCGCGGTGCGCTGATCGACGAAGCGCGCGTCCTCGTCGGCCTGCGCCATCCGAACGTCGTCGCGGTGCAGGAGCTCGGTTGCGAGGACGAGCAGCTCTACCTCGTGATGGAGTACCTGCGAGGCGACAACCTGCTCGCGCTGACGCGCGCCGCGCGAGAGCACGGCATCGAGCTCGACGTCGCGCTCGTGGTGCACATCGTCGCCGAGATCTGCGCGGGCTTGCACGCCGCGCACGAGCTCGCCGACGACGATGGGCGATCGCTGGACGTCGTGCACCGCGACGTGTCGCCGCAGAACGTGTTCGTGACGTTCGAGGGCGAGGTGAAGCTGATCGACTTCGGGATCGTTCGCTTCGCCGATCAGATCGCGCGCACGAAGAGCGGAGTGGTGAAGGGCAAGTTCGCGTACATGGCGCCCGAGCAGTTCAGTGGAGAGCCGCTCGATCGACGAATCGACGTGTTCGCGACCGGCGTGGTGCTGCACGAGCTGCTGACCGGACGACGCCTGTTCGCGCGCTCCAACGATCGCGACATGTTGATGGCGATCCTCTCGGACCCGGTGCCGCGTCCGTCCGAGGCCGCGCCGTCGCGAGGCATCCCTCGCGCGCTCGACGAGATCTGCATGCGCGCGCTCGCCCGCGATCGGAACGATCGATTCGCGACCGCGGGCGAGATGCGCGCCGCGCTGCGAGCGCTGCTCCCCGCGCTCGATCCACGGCTCGATGCGCGCGAGACGTTGTCGCAGCTGACGCGCCGCGTGCTCGCGTCGCGGCTCGCCGAGGTGGACGCGCTGCTCCGTCGTGCGCGCCGGCCGACCACCGACCAATTCGATCGCGCTGCCGCGCTCGGCGCCGTCGCGCGCACCGAGCCGACTGCGCCGCTCGAGATCGACGTCGTGGTCGAGCTCGACGTCGAGCCCGTCGCGCAGCCACGCGCGCAGCGCCCTCGCGCGCCCATGCTGCGCGATCCGATCGCCGCCTCCGTCCTTCCCGTCGTCGCGGCGACTGCGCTCCTCGTGCTCGCGGCGCTCGGGATCTCGGCGATGCGTCCCGCCCACCCACGGCCGCAGCTGCCCGAGTTCGGCGCGCCAGGCGTCACGACGACGCCTGCTGCGTCACCGAGCGACCCGCCGGCGGTGCGCTCGCACGCGCCCGAGACGATCCGCGTGTCGGTCCACTCGGAGCCTGCGGGCGCCGTCGTGACCGTCGCCGGCGAGGCGCGCGGCGTCACGCCGCTCGCGCTCGAGCTCCCCCGCGGGAGCGCGTCGATCGATCTCGCGCTCGCGCTCGACGGTCACGTCACCACGCGACAGACGCTGCTGCCCGACGAGAGCCAGCGGCTCGTCGTGCACCTCGCGCCGACGTGCACCGGCTCGCGCTGA
- a CDS encoding PAS domain-containing sensor histidine kinase — protein sequence MQVQVFSENAGRETLAHAIERRRDEIRRAWLERLRADLSGHDVDAAELVDLADGYIDRLTQLLRGGSPVERISAWTDIAHRYAVTGIRLGFDIEQVVREMSQLRSAVAAVLAAEGLSSDVLHTVLDEAIAASAAEFSRLANAHLREAEERYELLVAGAREYAIFLLDAHGRVASWNSGAERIKGYRASEILGQPYDVFFLPEDRASGEPSRLLAEARVNGEHKGRHRRLRKDGSVFWADVTLTAVFDDSGALRGFSKITRDATAQVEAEAEAMQRERLSAILESAVDAIIATDSSGRIALFNRAAERAFGCTAADAVGRSIETFLPGARLSSISEECSAHRPLPGLVADAGPFSTLEARRANGEEFPVEVTFAPTEIGGARYYAAIVRDISARVRAERARREAESRLEEIADNTSALIYIKDREGRFLLVNRAFERVFGLTRAQMLGKTDADFFSPDLVARFRESDLEVVARGSALTVEELVPVGGRLRTNLSVKFPLRDEDGEIYATGGISTDVNEQVEARDALEREGQLRELFVGVLAHDLRNPLNAIIMTSAALLARRGLDDSAVKNVERIANGAKRIAGLVDVLLDFTRVRSGAGIELQLRAASFHDICRHVVDEAAAAQPTRKIECSFEGDPAGEWDAVRIAQVVSNLISNALAHGRADAPVSVNVRGTSSEITLEVRNANVGAPLAREQIDRIFDPFTRGSRTGGRGGLGLGLFIVDQAVRAHGGAVRVESDAERGTAFVVTLPRHPRTP from the coding sequence GTGCAGGTCCAGGTCTTCAGCGAGAACGCGGGCCGAGAGACGCTCGCGCACGCGATCGAGCGCCGCCGCGACGAGATCCGGCGCGCGTGGTTGGAGCGACTGCGAGCGGACCTGAGTGGGCACGACGTCGACGCGGCCGAGCTCGTCGATCTCGCGGACGGGTACATCGATCGACTCACGCAGCTGCTCCGCGGCGGCTCGCCGGTCGAGCGCATCAGCGCGTGGACCGACATCGCGCATCGATACGCGGTGACCGGCATTCGACTCGGCTTCGACATCGAGCAGGTCGTGCGAGAGATGTCGCAGCTGCGCTCGGCGGTCGCCGCGGTGCTCGCCGCCGAAGGGCTGAGCTCGGACGTGCTCCACACGGTGCTCGACGAGGCGATCGCGGCGTCGGCCGCCGAGTTCTCGCGCCTCGCGAACGCCCATCTCCGCGAGGCCGAGGAGCGCTACGAGCTGCTCGTCGCAGGCGCGCGCGAGTACGCGATCTTCCTGCTCGACGCGCACGGTCGGGTCGCGAGCTGGAACTCGGGCGCCGAGCGCATCAAGGGCTATCGAGCGTCGGAGATCCTCGGCCAGCCCTACGACGTGTTCTTCCTGCCCGAGGACCGCGCATCCGGAGAGCCTTCGCGCCTGCTCGCGGAAGCACGCGTGAACGGCGAGCACAAAGGACGGCACCGCCGTCTGCGCAAAGACGGCTCCGTGTTCTGGGCGGACGTCACGCTCACTGCGGTCTTCGACGACTCGGGCGCACTGCGCGGCTTCTCGAAGATCACCCGTGACGCGACCGCGCAAGTCGAGGCCGAGGCCGAGGCCATGCAGCGTGAGCGACTGTCGGCGATCCTCGAGTCGGCCGTCGACGCGATCATCGCGACGGACTCGAGCGGTCGGATCGCCCTCTTCAATCGCGCCGCGGAGCGCGCGTTCGGGTGCACTGCGGCCGACGCCGTCGGTCGGTCGATCGAGACGTTCCTGCCCGGCGCACGTCTCTCGAGCATCTCCGAGGAATGCAGCGCGCACCGACCGCTCCCGGGTCTGGTGGCGGACGCCGGGCCGTTCTCCACGCTCGAAGCGCGCCGAGCCAATGGCGAGGAGTTCCCGGTCGAGGTCACGTTCGCGCCGACCGAGATCGGCGGTGCTCGGTACTACGCGGCGATCGTGCGCGACATCAGCGCGCGGGTGCGCGCCGAGCGCGCGAGACGCGAGGCGGAGTCGCGCCTGGAGGAGATCGCCGACAACACGAGCGCTCTCATCTACATCAAGGATCGCGAGGGCCGATTCCTGCTGGTCAACCGCGCGTTCGAGAGGGTCTTCGGCCTCACGCGCGCGCAGATGCTCGGCAAGACCGACGCGGACTTCTTCTCGCCGGACCTGGTCGCGCGGTTCCGGGAGAGCGATCTCGAGGTCGTCGCGCGCGGCAGCGCGCTCACCGTGGAGGAGCTGGTGCCCGTGGGCGGCAGGCTCCGGACGAACCTGTCGGTGAAGTTCCCGCTCCGCGACGAGGACGGAGAGATCTACGCGACCGGTGGGATCTCGACCGACGTCAACGAGCAAGTCGAGGCGCGCGACGCGCTCGAGCGGGAGGGCCAGCTCCGCGAGCTCTTCGTCGGAGTGCTCGCGCACGATCTCCGGAACCCGCTGAACGCGATCATCATGACCTCTGCGGCCCTGCTCGCGCGCCGGGGGCTCGATGATTCCGCGGTGAAGAACGTCGAGCGCATCGCGAACGGCGCGAAGCGGATCGCGGGGCTCGTCGACGTCCTGCTCGACTTCACGCGCGTGCGCTCCGGCGCCGGCATCGAGCTCCAGCTCCGCGCCGCGAGCTTCCACGACATCTGCCGTCACGTCGTGGACGAGGCCGCAGCGGCCCAACCGACGCGGAAGATCGAGTGCTCGTTCGAAGGCGATCCTGCGGGCGAGTGGGACGCGGTCCGGATCGCGCAGGTCGTGAGCAACCTGATCAGCAACGCGCTCGCGCACGGTCGCGCCGACGCGCCGGTGAGCGTGAACGTCCGCGGGACGTCGAGCGAGATCACGCTCGAGGTGCGGAACGCCAACGTGGGAGCGCCGCTCGCGCGGGAGCAGATCGACCGCATCTTCGATCCGTTCACGCGCGGCTCGCGCACCGGAGGCCGAGGCGGGCTCGGCCTCGGTCTCTTCATCGTCGATCAGGCTGTGCGCGCGCACGGCGGCGCGGTGCGCGTCGAGAGCGACGCGGAGCGCGGGACGGCGTTCGTGGTGACGCTCCCGCGGCATCCGCGCACGCCGTGA
- a CDS encoding fatty acid desaturase family protein, translated as MTPSRALTTDEADALGRELDAIRDEVIASLGQRDVDHIRGVMRAASALEIAGRTLLHVGIDPISFVVGAGALGISKILENMEIGHNVMHGQYDWTGDPALRSSTYEWDIACTSDDWRRSHNYEHHTFTNILGKDRDVGYMFLRVAPEQAWRPSHLSQPLVAAGLALSFQWGVGTHELRIFETMCGDQSWRELARRARPFLAKAKWQLAKDYLFFPALALWNAPRVIAGNLVANGTRNVWAFAIIFCGHFPEGVRVYREDETEHESRGEWYVRQINGSANIEGERWMHLLSGHLSHQIEHHLFPDLPASRYPEVAPRVRALCERYGQTYRSAPLLRQLASVGRQIVRLALP; from the coding sequence ATGACGCCGAGCCGAGCTCTCACGACGGACGAAGCCGACGCGCTCGGGCGCGAGCTCGACGCGATCCGAGACGAGGTGATCGCGAGCCTCGGCCAGCGCGACGTCGATCACATCCGCGGCGTGATGCGCGCTGCGAGCGCGCTCGAGATCGCAGGGCGCACGCTGCTCCACGTCGGGATCGATCCGATCAGCTTCGTGGTCGGCGCGGGCGCGCTGGGCATCTCGAAGATCCTCGAGAACATGGAGATCGGGCACAACGTGATGCACGGCCAGTACGACTGGACCGGCGATCCCGCGCTCCGCTCGAGCACGTACGAGTGGGACATCGCGTGCACGAGCGACGACTGGCGCCGCTCCCACAACTACGAGCACCACACCTTCACCAACATCCTCGGGAAGGATCGCGACGTCGGCTACATGTTCCTGCGCGTCGCGCCGGAGCAGGCGTGGCGCCCCTCGCATCTCTCGCAGCCGCTGGTCGCGGCGGGGCTCGCCCTCTCGTTCCAGTGGGGCGTGGGCACGCACGAGCTCCGCATCTTCGAGACGATGTGCGGCGACCAGTCGTGGCGTGAGCTCGCGCGGCGCGCGCGCCCCTTCCTCGCGAAGGCGAAGTGGCAGCTCGCGAAGGACTATCTCTTCTTCCCCGCGCTCGCGCTGTGGAACGCGCCGCGCGTGATCGCGGGCAACCTCGTCGCGAACGGGACGCGCAACGTGTGGGCGTTCGCCATCATCTTCTGCGGTCATTTCCCGGAGGGCGTGCGCGTCTATCGCGAGGACGAGACCGAGCACGAGAGTCGGGGCGAGTGGTACGTGCGGCAGATCAACGGCTCCGCGAACATCGAGGGTGAGCGCTGGATGCACCTGCTGAGCGGGCACCTGAGCCATCAGATCGAGCACCATCTGTTCCCGGATCTGCCTGCATCGCGATATCCGGAGGTCGCGCCGCGCGTGCGCGCGCTCTGCGAGCGCTACGGGCAGACGTACCGCTCGGCGCCGCTGCTCCGCCAGCTCGCGAGCGTCGGGCGGCAGATCGTTCGGCTCGCCCTGCCCTGA
- a CDS encoding ferredoxin reductase, whose product MPRAESIVDACRATGRGVARRLLLDRQAELWCRELALTASLTEIRARVVSIVEETPDARTLVLRPNRRWRAHRAGQHTMVELEIDGARVRRCYSISSAPVPGERLVSITAKRVPGGRVSNWLHDRVRVGDVLVLSPPAGDFVLPEPTPERLLMLSGGSGITPIAAMLRDLAARDLVRDVVLVHHARSRRDVIFREAIEALAAAHRGLRVVWCLDDEPGAPVGFDEARFAALVPDFASRSTWLCGPPAMMARVEQTWRRAGAEARLRRERFAPPPIEPADDARALSLSLSRVGRTIEVSSCESLLVQLERAGERPSSGCRMGICRSCTTRKRSGVVKSLLTGATSGAGDEEIQLCVSAPCTDLDLLL is encoded by the coding sequence ATGCCCAGGGCCGAGAGCATCGTCGATGCGTGCCGCGCGACCGGGCGCGGCGTGGCGCGCCGTCTCCTCCTCGATCGCCAGGCGGAGCTCTGGTGCAGGGAGCTCGCGCTCACGGCGTCGCTCACCGAGATCCGCGCGCGCGTGGTCTCGATCGTCGAGGAGACGCCCGACGCGCGCACGCTCGTGCTGCGCCCGAACCGACGCTGGCGCGCGCACCGGGCGGGACAGCACACGATGGTCGAGCTCGAGATCGATGGTGCGCGCGTTCGGCGCTGCTACTCGATCTCGTCGGCGCCCGTCCCTGGTGAGCGCCTCGTCTCGATCACGGCCAAGCGCGTCCCGGGCGGTCGCGTGTCCAACTGGCTGCACGACCGCGTGCGTGTCGGCGACGTGCTCGTGCTGAGCCCTCCCGCGGGCGACTTCGTGCTGCCCGAGCCGACGCCCGAGCGGCTGCTGATGCTGAGCGGCGGCTCCGGGATCACGCCGATCGCCGCGATGCTCCGCGACCTCGCCGCGCGTGATCTCGTCCGCGACGTGGTGCTCGTGCATCACGCGCGGAGCCGCCGCGACGTGATCTTCCGCGAGGCGATCGAAGCGCTCGCCGCGGCGCATCGCGGGCTGCGCGTGGTGTGGTGCCTCGACGACGAGCCGGGCGCGCCGGTCGGCTTCGACGAAGCGCGCTTCGCCGCGCTCGTGCCCGACTTCGCGTCGCGCTCGACGTGGCTCTGCGGTCCGCCCGCGATGATGGCGCGCGTCGAGCAGACGTGGCGCCGCGCCGGCGCGGAAGCGCGGCTCCGGCGCGAGCGCTTCGCGCCCCCGCCGATCGAGCCCGCCGACGACGCACGCGCGCTGTCGCTCTCACTCTCGCGCGTGGGTCGCACGATCGAGGTGAGCTCGTGCGAGAGCCTGCTCGTGCAGCTCGAGCGCGCGGGCGAGCGGCCCTCGTCGGGGTGCCGCATGGGGATCTGTCGCTCGTGCACGACCCGCAAGCGATCGGGCGTGGTGAAGAGCCTGCTCACCGGCGCGACGTCGGGCGCGGGCGACGAGGAGATCCAGCTGTGTGTCTCCGCGCCGTGCACCGATCTCGACCTCCTCCTCTGA
- a CDS encoding TetR/AcrR family transcriptional regulator, translated as MAARKTTRRLPALERRAQLVDVGRAVFAKRGYEAASVEEIATRAKVSKPIVYEHFGGKEGLYAVVVDREMDYVVRRIAEAIGSGTPRERVEHASLAFLTYVRDHPDGFAVLSQDSPVTSTHGRMSSLLNDLAERVGHVFVEALREAGYDTKAAPIYAHALVGMVTFVGKWWTDARSPRIEEVAKHMSALAWMGLRHLPKQPKLGSGRA; from the coding sequence ATGGCGGCTCGGAAGACGACGCGGAGGCTCCCGGCGCTCGAGCGCAGGGCGCAGCTCGTCGACGTCGGGCGCGCGGTGTTCGCGAAGCGCGGCTACGAGGCTGCGTCGGTCGAAGAGATCGCGACGCGCGCGAAGGTCTCGAAGCCGATCGTGTACGAGCACTTCGGCGGCAAGGAAGGGCTCTACGCGGTCGTCGTCGATCGCGAGATGGACTACGTGGTGCGCCGCATCGCCGAGGCGATCGGATCGGGCACGCCGCGCGAGCGCGTGGAGCACGCGTCGCTCGCGTTCCTCACGTACGTGCGCGATCACCCGGACGGCTTCGCCGTGCTCTCGCAGGACTCGCCGGTGACCTCGACGCACGGGCGCATGTCGAGCCTGCTGAACGATCTCGCGGAGCGCGTCGGCCACGTGTTCGTCGAGGCGCTGCGCGAGGCGGGCTACGACACCAAGGCCGCCCCCATCTACGCGCACGCGCTGGTCGGGATGGTGACGTTCGTCGGCAAGTGGTGGACCGACGCGCGCTCTCCGCGCATCGAAGAGGTCGCGAAGCACATGAGCGCGCTCGCGTGGATGGGCCTGCGCCATCTCCCGAAGCAGCCGAAGCTCGGCTCGGGCCGCGCGTGA
- a CDS encoding RNA recognition motif domain-containing protein produces the protein MSNRLYVGNLSFHTTEDTLRATFRAFGEVDRVDVPTDRETGRVRGFAFVTMASAQDAARAISELDGAALDGRNLRVNVAQERPPRRSGW, from the coding sequence TTGAGCAATCGTCTGTACGTAGGCAATCTCTCGTTCCACACCACCGAGGACACGCTGCGCGCGACCTTCCGCGCCTTCGGCGAGGTCGATCGGGTCGACGTCCCCACCGATCGCGAGACCGGGCGCGTGCGCGGCTTCGCGTTCGTCACGATGGCGAGCGCTCAGGACGCGGCGCGCGCGATCTCCGAGCTCGACGGAGCCGCGCTCGACGGGCGCAACCTGCGCGTGAACGTCGCGCAGGAGCGTCCGCCCCGCCGCAGCGGCTGGTGA
- a CDS encoding response regulator transcription factor, whose translation MSKTKTPPRERSLELKPAVIIAIVDTDVWRVRRLSELLQECGARVLLLGSSGNAMQLLPGARCDIVVFADGLDRPSGAELCEALREKLGADRPFFVRLRGADAEASLSVFDETLIEPLVDDALLATLGDVVRARRAAVESV comes from the coding sequence ATGAGCAAGACCAAGACTCCGCCCCGCGAGCGCTCGCTCGAGCTGAAGCCGGCCGTGATCATCGCGATCGTCGACACCGACGTGTGGCGGGTGCGCCGTCTGAGCGAGCTGCTGCAGGAGTGCGGCGCGCGCGTGCTGCTGCTCGGCTCGTCCGGGAACGCGATGCAGCTCCTGCCCGGTGCGCGGTGCGACATCGTGGTGTTCGCGGACGGGCTCGATCGTCCGAGCGGCGCGGAGCTGTGCGAGGCGCTGCGCGAGAAGCTCGGCGCCGACCGTCCGTTCTTCGTGCGGCTCCGAGGTGCGGACGCGGAGGCGAGCCTGTCGGTGTTCGACGAGACGCTGATCGAGCCGCTCGTCGACGATGCGCTGCTCGCGACGCTGGGAGACGTGGTCCGCGCGCGGCGCGCCGCCGTCGAGTCCGTGTGA